From Streptomyces showdoensis, a single genomic window includes:
- a CDS encoding ATP-binding cassette domain-containing protein, with protein sequence MHSRTDAPPAPPGPHDPFVRVRGAREHNLKGVDVDVPRDALTVFTGVSGSGKSSLAFGTIYAEAQRRYFESVAPYARRLIHQVGAPKVGEITGLPPAVSLEQRRAAPNARSSVGTVTTLSNSLRMLFSRAGTYPPGAERLDSDAFSPNTAAGACPSCHGIGRVHGTSEELLVPDPELSIRDGAIAAWPGAWQGKNLRDVLDTLGYDVDRPWRELAAEDREWILFTDEQPVVTVHPVREAGRIQRPYQGTYMSARRYVMHTFSDSKSATLRAKAERFLTSSPCPVCGGGRLRPEAMAVTFAGRTIAELAALPLTELARTLTRATEASAATAGGGSETARVLGEDLVARIGTVTELGLGYLSLDRATPTLSNGELQRLRLATQLRSGLFGVVYVLDEPSAGLHPADTEALLVVLDRLKAAGNTVFVVEHHLDVVRHADWLVDVGPLAGEHGGRVLHSGPPQGLAEVAGSATRRFLFDRTAAPGRVVREPSGWLRTGPVDRHNLRGLDAAFPLGVLTAVTGVSGSGKSTLVGVLSEELDGVERLVTVDQKPIGRTPRSNLATYTGLFDVVRRLFTATDEARERGYKAGRFSFNVAGGRCETCQGEGFVSVELLFLPSTYAPCPDCHGARYNPETLGVRLRGLTIAEVLDLTVESAAEFFADVPAAARSLRTLLDVGLGYLRLGQPATELSGGEAQRIKLAAELQRPRRAHTLYVLDEPTTGLHPADVEVLMRQLHGLADAGHTVIVVEHDMDVVAGADWVIDLGPGGGDEGGRIVAAGPPAAVAGTTASRTAPYLARALGVTA encoded by the coding sequence ATGCACAGCCGCACTGACGCCCCGCCTGCGCCTCCCGGGCCCCACGATCCGTTCGTTCGCGTGCGGGGCGCCCGTGAGCACAATCTGAAGGGTGTGGACGTCGACGTCCCGCGCGACGCGCTGACCGTCTTCACCGGTGTGTCGGGGTCGGGGAAGTCCTCGCTGGCGTTCGGGACGATCTACGCGGAGGCGCAGCGGCGCTACTTCGAGTCGGTGGCGCCGTACGCCCGCCGGCTCATCCACCAGGTGGGGGCGCCCAAGGTCGGGGAGATCACCGGGCTGCCGCCGGCGGTGTCGCTGGAGCAGCGCAGGGCCGCGCCGAACGCGCGCTCCTCGGTCGGCACGGTGACGACGCTCTCCAACTCGCTGCGGATGCTGTTCTCCCGGGCCGGCACGTATCCGCCGGGGGCGGAGCGGCTGGACTCCGACGCCTTCTCCCCCAACACGGCCGCCGGGGCCTGTCCTTCCTGCCACGGCATCGGCCGGGTGCACGGGACGAGCGAGGAACTGCTCGTACCCGACCCTGAATTGTCGATCCGCGACGGCGCCATCGCCGCCTGGCCGGGCGCCTGGCAGGGCAAGAACCTGCGGGACGTGCTGGACACCCTGGGGTACGACGTCGACCGGCCCTGGCGGGAGCTGGCCGCGGAGGACCGGGAGTGGATCCTGTTCACGGACGAGCAGCCCGTGGTGACGGTCCATCCGGTACGGGAGGCCGGGCGGATCCAGCGCCCGTACCAGGGCACGTACATGAGCGCCCGGCGCTATGTGATGCACACCTTCTCGGATTCGAAGAGCGCGACGCTGCGGGCGAAGGCCGAGCGGTTCCTGACCAGCAGCCCCTGCCCGGTCTGCGGGGGCGGGCGGCTGCGGCCCGAGGCGATGGCGGTGACCTTCGCGGGGCGGACCATCGCGGAGCTCGCCGCGCTGCCGCTGACCGAGCTGGCCCGGACGCTGACCCGGGCGACGGAGGCGTCGGCGGCCACGGCCGGCGGCGGCTCCGAGACCGCCCGGGTGCTCGGCGAGGACCTGGTGGCGCGGATCGGCACGGTCACGGAGCTGGGTCTCGGCTATCTCAGCCTGGACCGGGCGACGCCCACGCTGTCCAACGGCGAGCTCCAGCGCCTGCGGCTCGCCACCCAGCTGCGGTCGGGGCTGTTCGGGGTCGTGTACGTGCTCGACGAGCCGTCCGCGGGGCTGCACCCGGCGGACACCGAGGCGCTGCTCGTGGTCCTGGACCGGCTGAAGGCGGCGGGGAACACGGTCTTCGTCGTCGAGCACCATCTGGACGTGGTGCGGCACGCGGACTGGCTGGTGGACGTCGGCCCCCTGGCCGGTGAGCACGGCGGCCGGGTGCTGCACAGCGGCCCGCCGCAGGGGCTCGCCGAGGTGGCCGGGTCGGCGACGCGGCGCTTCCTCTTCGACCGGACGGCCGCCCCCGGACGGGTGGTGCGCGAGCCCTCCGGGTGGCTGCGGACGGGGCCGGTCGACCGGCACAACCTGCGCGGGCTCGACGCCGCCTTCCCGCTGGGCGTGCTCACGGCCGTGACCGGGGTGTCCGGTTCGGGGAAGTCGACCCTGGTGGGCGTCCTGTCCGAGGAACTCGACGGCGTGGAGCGGCTGGTGACGGTCGACCAGAAGCCGATCGGGCGGACGCCTCGCTCCAACCTCGCCACGTACACGGGCCTGTTCGACGTCGTGCGCAGGCTCTTCACCGCCACGGACGAGGCGCGGGAGCGGGGTTACAAGGCCGGCCGGTTCTCCTTCAACGTGGCCGGCGGGCGCTGCGAGACCTGTCAGGGCGAGGGGTTCGTCTCCGTCGAGCTGCTCTTCCTGCCGAGCACGTACGCGCCCTGCCCGGACTGCCACGGGGCCCGCTACAACCCGGAGACGCTCGGGGTGCGGCTGCGCGGGCTGACCATCGCCGAGGTGCTGGACCTGACGGTGGAGTCGGCGGCGGAGTTCTTCGCGGACGTCCCGGCGGCGGCGCGCAGCCTGCGCACGCTGCTCGACGTCGGCCTCGGCTACCTGCGGCTCGGGCAGCCCGCGACCGAGCTGTCGGGCGGGGAGGCTCAGCGCATCAAGCTGGCCGCCGAGCTCCAGCGGCCCCGCCGCGCCCACACGCTGTACGTGCTCGACGAGCCGACCACGGGGCTGCACCCCGCCGACGTGGAGGTGCTGATGCGCCAGCTGCACGGGCTGGCCGACGCCGGGCACACGGTGATCGTCGTCGAGCACGACATGGACGTGGTGGCCGGCGCGGACTGGGTGATCGACCTGGGTCCCGGCGGCGGCGACGAGGGCGGCCGGATCGTGGCCGCGGGCCCGCCCGCCGCCGTGGCCGGGACGACGGCGAGCAGGACCGCTCCGTACCTGGCCCGGGCCCTGGGCGTCACCGCCTAG
- the melC2 gene encoding tyrosinase MelC2, which produces MTVRKNQAALTADEKRRFVAALLELKRSGRYDTFVTTHNAFIMSDTDSGDRVGHRSPSFLPWHRRFLIEFEQALQSVDATVALPYWDWTADRTARSSLWAPDFLGGTGRARDGQVLDGAFARSGNRWTVNVRVDGRDYLRRDLGAGGRQLPTRAEVDSVLAMETYDMAPWNSSSDGFRNHLEGWRGVNLHNRVHVWVGGQMATGVSPNDPVFWMHHAFIDKLWADWQARHPRSVYLPAAGTANVVDLNDTMRPWNDVTPADMLDHTRHYTFDTAA; this is translated from the coding sequence GTGACCGTACGCAAGAACCAGGCCGCCCTCACCGCCGACGAGAAGCGGCGCTTCGTCGCCGCCCTCCTCGAGCTCAAGCGCTCGGGCCGCTACGACACCTTCGTCACCACGCACAACGCCTTCATCATGAGCGACACCGACAGCGGCGACCGCGTCGGCCACCGCTCGCCCTCCTTCCTGCCCTGGCACCGCCGCTTCCTCATAGAGTTCGAGCAGGCGCTGCAGTCCGTCGACGCGACCGTCGCCCTGCCCTACTGGGACTGGACCGCCGACCGCACCGCCCGCTCGTCGCTCTGGGCCCCCGACTTCCTCGGCGGCACCGGCCGGGCCCGCGACGGCCAGGTCCTCGACGGCGCCTTCGCCCGCTCCGGGAACCGCTGGACCGTCAACGTCCGCGTCGACGGCCGCGACTACCTCCGGCGCGACCTGGGCGCCGGCGGCCGCCAGCTGCCCACCCGCGCCGAGGTCGACTCCGTCCTGGCCATGGAGACGTACGACATGGCCCCCTGGAACAGCTCCTCGGACGGCTTCCGCAACCACCTGGAGGGCTGGCGCGGCGTCAACCTCCACAACCGGGTGCACGTCTGGGTCGGCGGCCAGATGGCCACCGGCGTCTCCCCGAACGACCCCGTGTTCTGGATGCACCACGCCTTCATCGACAAGCTGTGGGCCGACTGGCAGGCCCGCCACCCCCGGTCGGTCTACCTCCCGGCCGCGGGCACGGCGAACGTCGTCGACCTCAACGACACGATGCGCCCGTGGAACGACGTGACCCCGGCGGACATGCTGGACCACACCCGCCACTACACCTTCGACACGGCGGCGTAA
- the melC1 gene encoding apotyrosinase chaperone MelC1: MSSITRRQALGVAAGAAGAVAGLALAGSAGATTPRAAAPAAGPEPTAFDEVYQGRRIKGGPSHGGGHHGGHHGGGYSVTIDGEELHVMQNADGTWISVINHYDPVATPKAVARAAVRELQGAPLVPLTVA; encoded by the coding sequence ATGTCCAGCATCACCCGCCGCCAGGCCCTGGGCGTCGCCGCCGGCGCCGCCGGCGCCGTCGCGGGCCTCGCCCTGGCCGGCTCCGCCGGGGCCACCACCCCGCGCGCCGCCGCTCCGGCGGCCGGCCCGGAGCCGACGGCCTTCGACGAGGTCTACCAGGGCCGCCGCATCAAGGGCGGCCCGTCGCACGGCGGCGGCCACCACGGGGGGCACCACGGGGGCGGCTACTCCGTGACGATCGACGGCGAGGAACTGCACGTCATGCAGAACGCCGACGGCACCTGGATCAGCGTCATCAACCACTACGACCCCGTCGCCACGCCCAAGGCCGTGGCCCGCGCGGCCGTCCGTGAGCTGCAGGGCGCGCCGCTCGTCCCGCTCACCGTCGCCTGA
- a CDS encoding succinate dehydrogenase/fumarate reductase iron-sulfur subunit, with amino-acid sequence MRLTLRVWRQKNADAEGAMSTYDVDGVSPDMSFLEMLDTLNEDLILRGEDPVAFDHDCREGICGACSLVIDGDAHGPERTTTCQLHMRSFRDGDTIDVEPWRASAFPVVKDLVVDRSAFDRIIQAGGYVSAPTGSAPEAHATPVPKADADFAFEHAECIGCGACVAACPNGSAMLFTSAKVNHLGVLPQGAPERETRVLDMVAQMDAEGFGGCTLTGECATACPKGIPLPSIAAMNKEWLRARRKVRG; translated from the coding sequence ATGAGGCTCACCCTGCGCGTCTGGCGCCAGAAGAACGCCGACGCCGAAGGCGCCATGTCCACCTACGACGTGGACGGCGTGTCGCCCGACATGTCGTTCCTGGAGATGCTGGACACCCTCAACGAGGACCTCATCCTGCGCGGCGAGGACCCGGTCGCCTTCGACCACGACTGCCGCGAGGGCATCTGCGGCGCCTGCAGCCTCGTCATCGACGGCGACGCCCACGGCCCCGAGCGCACCACCACCTGCCAGCTGCACATGCGCTCCTTCCGCGACGGCGACACCATCGACGTCGAGCCCTGGCGGGCGTCCGCCTTCCCCGTCGTCAAGGACCTCGTCGTGGACCGGTCCGCCTTCGACCGGATCATCCAGGCGGGCGGCTACGTCAGCGCCCCCACCGGTTCCGCGCCGGAGGCCCACGCCACCCCCGTCCCCAAGGCCGACGCCGACTTCGCCTTCGAGCACGCCGAGTGCATCGGCTGCGGCGCCTGCGTCGCCGCCTGCCCCAACGGTTCGGCGATGCTCTTCACCTCGGCCAAGGTCAACCACCTGGGCGTGCTGCCCCAGGGCGCCCCCGAGCGCGAGACCCGCGTGCTCGACATGGTCGCCCAGATGGACGCCGAGGGCTTCGGCGGCTGCACCCTCACCGGCGAGTGCGCCACCGCCTGCCCCAAGGGGATCCCGCTCCCGTCGATCGCGGCGATGAACAAGGAGTGGCTGCGCGCCCGGCGGAAGGTGCGCGGCTGA
- a CDS encoding fumarate reductase/succinate dehydrogenase flavoprotein subunit, whose protein sequence is MTSPDYTLGAPLTDGKAPAGPVAERWDTRRFEAKLVNPANRRGHRVIVVGTGLAGGSAGATLAEQGYQVVQFCYQDSPRRAHSIAAQGGINAAKNYRNDGDSVHRLFYDTVKGGDFRARESNVHRLAQISVEIIDQCVAQGVPFAREYGGLLDTRSFGGVQVSRTFYARGQTGQQLLLGAYQALSRQIAAGNVEMHPRTEMLDLIVVDGRARGIVARDLVTGRISTHYADAVVLATGGYGNVFYLSTNAMNSNATAVWRAHRRGAYFANPCFTQIHPTCIPRTGDHQSKLTLMSESLRNDGRIWVPKAHGDTRPANDIPEDERDYYLERVYPSFGNLVPRDIASRAAKNVCDEGRGVGPGGQGVYLDFADAIRRMGRAKVEEKYGNLFDMYERITAEDPYEVPMRIYPAVHYTMGGLWVDYDLQTTVPGLFAIGEANFSDHGANRLGASALMQGLADGYFVLPATINDYLARHPHDTPVTDAHPEVREVLAETEDRLHLLLAVDGDRTPDSFHRELGELMWEFCGMARTEEGLRTALRRIPEIREEFWRRIKVPGTGEEFNQSLEKANRVVDYLELAELMCLDALHREESCGGHFREESQTPDGEAARRDEEFAYVAAWESTPAGVPVLHKEDLVFEHVHPTQRSYA, encoded by the coding sequence ATGACCTCCCCCGACTACACCCTGGGCGCCCCGCTCACCGACGGGAAGGCCCCCGCCGGACCCGTCGCCGAGCGCTGGGACACCCGCCGCTTCGAGGCGAAGCTGGTCAACCCCGCCAACCGGCGCGGCCACCGCGTGATCGTCGTCGGCACCGGCCTGGCCGGCGGCTCCGCCGGCGCCACCCTCGCGGAACAGGGCTACCAGGTCGTCCAGTTCTGCTACCAGGACTCCCCGCGCCGCGCCCACTCCATCGCCGCCCAGGGCGGCATCAACGCGGCCAAGAACTACCGCAACGACGGCGACTCCGTGCACCGCCTCTTCTACGACACCGTCAAGGGCGGCGACTTCCGCGCCCGCGAGTCCAACGTCCACCGCCTCGCCCAGATCTCCGTCGAGATCATCGACCAGTGCGTCGCCCAGGGCGTGCCCTTCGCCCGCGAGTACGGCGGACTGCTCGACACCCGCTCCTTCGGCGGCGTCCAGGTCTCCCGCACCTTCTACGCCCGCGGCCAGACCGGCCAGCAGCTCCTCCTCGGCGCCTACCAGGCGCTGTCCCGGCAGATCGCCGCCGGCAACGTGGAGATGCACCCGCGCACCGAGATGCTCGACCTGATCGTCGTCGACGGCCGGGCCCGCGGGATCGTCGCCCGCGACCTGGTCACCGGGCGGATCTCCACCCACTACGCCGACGCCGTCGTCCTCGCCACCGGCGGCTACGGCAACGTCTTCTACCTGTCCACCAACGCCATGAACTCCAACGCCACCGCCGTGTGGCGGGCCCACCGGCGCGGCGCGTACTTCGCCAACCCCTGCTTCACCCAGATCCACCCCACCTGCATCCCGCGCACCGGCGACCACCAGTCCAAGCTCACCCTGATGAGCGAGTCGCTGCGCAACGACGGCCGCATCTGGGTCCCCAAGGCGCACGGCGACACCCGGCCCGCCAACGACATCCCCGAGGACGAGCGCGACTACTACCTGGAGCGCGTCTACCCCTCCTTCGGCAACCTCGTCCCCCGCGACATCGCCTCCCGCGCCGCCAAGAACGTCTGCGACGAGGGCAGGGGAGTGGGCCCCGGCGGCCAGGGGGTCTACCTCGACTTCGCCGACGCCATCCGCCGGATGGGCCGGGCGAAGGTCGAGGAGAAGTACGGCAACCTCTTCGACATGTACGAGCGGATCACCGCCGAGGACCCGTACGAGGTGCCGATGCGGATCTACCCCGCCGTGCACTACACGATGGGCGGCCTCTGGGTCGACTACGACCTCCAGACCACGGTCCCCGGCCTCTTCGCCATCGGCGAGGCCAACTTCTCCGACCACGGCGCCAACCGGCTCGGCGCCTCCGCGCTCATGCAGGGCCTCGCCGACGGCTACTTCGTCCTGCCCGCCACCATCAACGACTACCTGGCCCGCCACCCGCACGACACCCCCGTCACCGACGCCCACCCGGAGGTACGGGAGGTGCTCGCCGAGACCGAGGACCGGCTGCACCTGCTGCTCGCCGTCGACGGCGACCGCACCCCGGACTCCTTCCACCGCGAACTCGGCGAGCTCATGTGGGAGTTCTGCGGCATGGCCCGCACCGAGGAGGGACTGCGCACGGCGCTGCGCCGGATCCCCGAGATCCGCGAGGAGTTCTGGCGCCGCATCAAGGTGCCGGGCACGGGCGAGGAGTTCAACCAGTCCCTGGAGAAGGCCAACCGGGTCGTCGACTACCTCGAACTCGCCGAGCTGATGTGCCTCGACGCCCTGCACCGCGAGGAGTCCTGCGGCGGCCACTTCCGGGAGGAGTCCCAGACCCCGGACGGCGAGGCCGCCCGCCGCGACGAGGAGTTCGCCTACGTCGCCGCCTGGGAGTCCACCCCGGCCGGGGTCCCCGTCCTCCACAAGGAGGACCTCGTCTTCGAACACGTCCACCCCACCCAGCGGAGCTACGCATGA
- a CDS encoding succinate dehydrogenase, with product MALATTPDRKAGGPPSGPTRGFWASTIGKKTVMAVSGLTMLAYLVAHVAGNLKVFFGPEEFNGYAHWLRTMGAPVLHHEWGLWLARIVLLVAVVAHAVSAYQLSRRDLKARPTAYVHKRRRASYATRTMRWGGVVVGLFIVWHVLDLTTGTVHPGGFQEGRAYENVVDTFSTWYGNVIYIVAMLAVGLHVRHGFWSAAQTLGVGNARRERLLKATANALALLLTAGFVSVPVAVMTGVVS from the coding sequence ATGGCTCTGGCAACCACACCCGACCGGAAGGCGGGCGGCCCGCCCTCCGGTCCCACCCGCGGCTTCTGGGCGTCCACGATCGGCAAGAAGACCGTCATGGCCGTCAGCGGTCTGACCATGCTGGCGTACCTCGTCGCCCACGTGGCCGGCAACCTCAAGGTCTTCTTCGGCCCCGAGGAGTTCAACGGCTACGCCCACTGGCTGCGCACCATGGGCGCCCCCGTGCTCCACCACGAGTGGGGGCTGTGGCTCGCCCGGATCGTGCTGCTCGTCGCCGTCGTCGCCCACGCCGTCTCCGCGTACCAGCTCAGCAGGCGCGACCTGAAGGCCCGCCCCACCGCCTACGTCCACAAGCGCAGGAGGGCGAGCTACGCCACCCGCACCATGCGCTGGGGCGGGGTCGTCGTCGGCCTCTTCATCGTCTGGCACGTCCTCGACCTGACCACCGGCACCGTCCACCCCGGCGGCTTCCAGGAGGGCCGGGCCTACGAGAACGTCGTCGACACCTTCTCCACCTGGTACGGCAACGTCATCTACATCGTCGCCATGCTCGCCGTCGGCCTCCACGTCCGGCACGGCTTCTGGAGCGCCGCCCAGACCCTCGGCGTCGGCAACGCCCGCCGCGAACGCCTCCTGAAGGCCACGGCCAACGCCCTCGCGCTGCTGCTGACCGCCGGATTCGTCTCCGTACCCGTCGCCGTCATGACCGGAGTGGTGAGCTGA
- a CDS encoding LysR family transcriptional regulator: MQFQQLLYFVAVAETRHFTRAAERVHVSQPSLSQQIKALEQELGAELFSRARGNIALTDAGEALLPLARRILADTDTARHEVQELVQLRRGRVRLGATPSLCTGLLPDVLRTFHDLHPGIRLLIEEGGSHDLVRELARGALDLALVVLPLPTPSPALTTVELLTEDLVVVSSASAPAPRRPVRIADLRDQPLVMFRHGYDLRELTVGACRAEGFEPSFTVEGGEMDAVLGFVRAGLGLAVVPTMVAARAGRDLRVTALARPGLQRTIALAHRSDVAPPRAARELQKLLMASRRGGRTGS, encoded by the coding sequence ATGCAGTTCCAGCAGCTCCTGTACTTCGTCGCCGTCGCGGAGACCCGCCACTTCACCCGGGCCGCCGAGCGGGTCCACGTCTCGCAGCCCTCGCTCTCCCAGCAGATCAAGGCCCTGGAGCAGGAGCTGGGCGCTGAGCTGTTCAGCCGGGCCCGCGGCAACATCGCGCTCACCGACGCGGGCGAGGCGCTGCTGCCGCTGGCCCGCCGGATCCTCGCGGACACCGACACCGCCCGGCACGAGGTGCAGGAGCTGGTGCAGCTGCGGCGCGGCCGGGTGCGCCTCGGGGCGACGCCCAGTCTCTGCACGGGCCTGCTGCCGGACGTGCTGCGTACCTTCCACGACCTGCACCCGGGGATCCGGCTGCTGATCGAGGAGGGCGGCTCGCACGACCTCGTACGGGAGCTGGCGCGCGGCGCGCTCGACCTCGCGCTCGTGGTGCTGCCGCTGCCGACGCCCTCGCCGGCCCTGACGACGGTGGAGCTGCTGACCGAGGACCTGGTGGTGGTCTCCTCGGCGTCCGCCCCGGCCCCGCGCCGCCCGGTGCGGATCGCCGATCTGCGCGACCAGCCGCTGGTCATGTTCCGGCACGGCTACGACCTGCGGGAGCTGACCGTGGGGGCCTGCCGGGCGGAGGGCTTCGAGCCCTCGTTCACGGTGGAGGGCGGCGAGATGGACGCCGTCCTCGGTTTCGTCCGGGCCGGGCTCGGCCTCGCCGTCGTCCCCACCATGGTGGCGGCCCGCGCGGGCCGCGACCTGCGGGTGACGGCCCTGGCCCGCCCGGGCCTGCAGCGCACGATCGCGCTGGCCCACCGCAGCGACGTGGCGCCCCCGCGGGCGGCGCGCGAGCTGCAGAAGCTGCTCATGGCCTCCCGGAGGGGCGGTCGGACCGGGTCCTGA
- a CDS encoding putative bifunctional diguanylate cyclase/phosphodiesterase encodes MKVPPQQAGAVADADGPEDRLRRFVTIWSRAVFPVTATSMTRQEFERHLLPLARDLSGALRARPFDTAPAHRVGQALIAAHCTDPDALSRSLGVVDAYLVLYCAEEPDAVGATAEELRARCSRLQHAMAAGYAQALRERTLTEQESIAHSALSARSAAELALHATESRFRAVFQGAAVGIGIADLQGNVLEVNETLTRMFGGLEQHVLSRNVADWSHPEDGPHVWRLYDELVRGEREHYRVEKPYYRGDGTVLWTNLTVSLLRDADGVPRYQLALMEDTTERRLLNLRLRYEATHDALTGLPNRTLFFERLEKTLAPGDGRFGLCYLDLDGFKVVNDSLGHATGDRLLVEVADRLQGSVTAPGEMVARLGGDEFVALTTGPDSQHKVAALADRMLGALAAPIRIDGRELTVRGSVGVVEGPVGERTAAEVLRSADITMYRAKSAGGNRFEFADAEADARAITRHGLTTALPAALERGEFFIEYQPLVHLDDGSVHGAEALVRWCHPQHGVLGPDRFIPLAENTGLIVPLGRWVLQEAVRQARFWQTRHSDGGPLRINVNLSPTQLHHPRLVAETVDVLERSGLEPGALCLEVTESALIGADDDLLKPLRQLAEMGVDIALDDFGTGYSNLANLRRMPVSVLKLDRSFTQGMQQHPVDPVDLKIVEGIVQLAHSLELAVTVEGVETGAQAQQLRELGCDTAQGWYYARPGAPDRIHSLVLADAV; translated from the coding sequence GTGAAGGTACCGCCCCAGCAGGCCGGGGCCGTCGCCGACGCCGACGGCCCCGAGGACAGACTCAGACGGTTCGTGACCATCTGGAGCAGGGCCGTCTTCCCGGTCACCGCGACCTCGATGACCCGTCAGGAGTTCGAACGGCACCTGCTGCCGCTCGCCCGCGACCTGAGCGGGGCCCTGCGCGCCCGGCCCTTCGACACCGCGCCCGCGCACCGCGTCGGCCAGGCCCTGATCGCCGCGCACTGCACCGATCCCGACGCGCTGTCCCGCAGCCTCGGCGTCGTCGACGCCTATCTGGTGCTGTACTGCGCGGAGGAGCCGGACGCCGTCGGCGCCACCGCCGAGGAACTGCGGGCCCGCTGCTCCCGGCTCCAGCACGCCATGGCCGCCGGCTACGCGCAGGCCCTGCGCGAACGGACGCTGACCGAGCAGGAGTCCATCGCGCACTCGGCGCTCTCCGCCCGCAGCGCCGCCGAACTCGCCCTGCACGCCACCGAGAGCCGCTTCCGCGCGGTCTTCCAGGGCGCGGCGGTCGGCATCGGCATCGCCGACCTCCAGGGCAACGTCCTGGAGGTCAACGAGACGCTCACCCGGATGTTCGGCGGCCTCGAACAGCACGTCCTGAGCCGCAACGTCGCCGACTGGTCGCACCCCGAGGACGGCCCGCACGTCTGGCGCCTCTACGACGAGCTGGTGCGGGGCGAGCGCGAGCACTACCGGGTGGAGAAGCCGTACTACCGCGGTGACGGCACCGTGCTGTGGACCAACCTCACCGTCTCGCTGCTGCGCGACGCGGACGGTGTGCCCCGCTATCAGCTGGCGCTGATGGAGGACACCACCGAACGGCGGCTGCTCAACCTGCGGTTGCGGTACGAGGCCACCCACGACGCGCTCACCGGGCTGCCCAACCGGACGCTGTTCTTCGAGCGTCTGGAGAAGACCCTCGCGCCGGGCGACGGCCGCTTCGGGCTGTGCTACCTGGACCTCGACGGCTTCAAGGTCGTCAACGACAGCCTCGGCCACGCCACCGGCGACCGGCTGCTGGTGGAGGTCGCCGACCGGCTGCAGGGCTCGGTGACCGCGCCGGGCGAGATGGTGGCCCGGCTCGGCGGCGACGAGTTCGTCGCGCTGACCACCGGGCCCGACAGCCAGCACAAGGTCGCCGCGCTCGCCGACCGGATGCTCGGCGCCCTCGCCGCCCCGATCCGGATCGACGGCCGCGAACTGACCGTGCGCGGCAGCGTCGGCGTGGTGGAGGGCCCGGTGGGGGAGCGCACCGCGGCCGAGGTGCTGCGCAGCGCCGACATCACCATGTACCGGGCCAAGTCGGCGGGCGGCAACCGCTTCGAGTTCGCCGACGCCGAGGCCGACGCGCGGGCCATCACCCGGCACGGACTCACCACCGCGCTGCCGGCCGCGCTGGAGCGCGGCGAGTTCTTCATCGAGTACCAGCCGCTCGTGCACCTCGACGACGGCAGCGTGCACGGCGCCGAGGCGCTCGTCCGGTGGTGCCACCCGCAGCACGGGGTGCTCGGCCCCGACCGGTTCATCCCGCTCGCCGAGAACACCGGCCTCATCGTGCCGCTGGGCCGCTGGGTGCTCCAGGAGGCCGTGCGCCAGGCCCGGTTCTGGCAGACCCGGCACTCCGACGGCGGCCCGCTGCGGATCAACGTCAACCTGTCGCCGACCCAGCTCCACCATCCGCGGCTCGTCGCCGAGACGGTCGACGTCCTGGAGCGCTCCGGGCTCGAACCGGGCGCGCTCTGCCTGGAGGTCACCGAGTCGGCGCTCATCGGCGCGGACGACGACCTGCTCAAGCCGCTGCGGCAGCTCGCCGAGATGGGTGTGGACATCGCGCTCGACGACTTCGGCACGGGCTACTCCAACCTCGCCAACCTGCGCCGGATGCCGGTGAGCGTGCTCAAGCTGGACCGTTCCTTCACCCAGGGCATGCAGCAGCACCCGGTGGACCCCGTCGACCTCAAGATCGTCGAGGGGATCGTGCAGCTGGCCCACAGCCTGGAGCTGGCCGTCACGGTCGAGGGCGTGGAGACCGGGGCGCAGGCCCAGCAGTTGCGCGAGCTGGGCTGCGACACGGCCCAGGGCTGGTACTACGCCCGCCCCGGCGCCCCGGACCGCATCCACTCGCTGGTCCTGGCGGACGCGGTGTAG